In Pseudomonas fluorescens, a genomic segment contains:
- a CDS encoding dicarboxylate/amino acid:cation symporter — protein sequence MTTRQPLYKSLYFQVIVAIVIGILLGHFYPQTGVALKPLGDGFIKLIKMVIAPIIFCTVVSGIAGMQNMKSVGKTGGYALLYFEIVSTIALLIGLVVVNVVQPGAGMHIDVATLDASKVAAYVTAGADQSIVGFLLNVIPNTIVGAFATGDILQVLMFSVIFGFALHRLGAYGKPVLDFIDRFAHVMFNIINMIMKLAPIGALGAMAFTIGAYGVGSLVQLGQLMICFYITCVLFVVVVLGAICRAHGFSVLKLIRYIREELLIVLGTSSSESALPRMLIKMERLGAKKSVVGLVIPTGYSFNLDGTSIYLTMAAVFIAQATDTHMDITHQITLLLVLLLSSKGAAGVTGSGFIVLAATLSAVGHLPVAGLALILGIDRFMSEARALTNLVGNAVATLVVAKWVKELDEDKLQVELASGGRGISDTREEDDLGVAEGPAPVIK from the coding sequence ATGACGACTCGTCAGCCACTGTACAAATCCCTGTATTTCCAGGTGATCGTTGCAATCGTTATCGGTATTTTGCTCGGTCACTTCTACCCGCAGACCGGTGTGGCCCTCAAGCCACTGGGTGACGGCTTTATCAAGCTGATCAAAATGGTCATCGCCCCGATCATCTTCTGCACCGTTGTCAGCGGTATCGCTGGCATGCAAAACATGAAATCGGTGGGCAAGACCGGCGGCTATGCGCTGCTGTACTTCGAAATCGTTTCCACCATCGCCCTGCTGATCGGCCTGGTCGTCGTGAACGTTGTGCAACCGGGCGCCGGCATGCACATCGACGTGGCCACCCTGGACGCTTCGAAAGTCGCTGCCTACGTGACTGCCGGTGCAGACCAGAGCATCGTTGGCTTCCTGCTTAACGTGATCCCGAACACCATCGTCGGCGCGTTCGCGACCGGTGACATCCTGCAAGTGCTGATGTTCTCGGTGATCTTCGGTTTCGCCCTGCATCGCCTGGGTGCCTATGGCAAGCCGGTGCTGGACTTCATCGATCGCTTCGCCCACGTGATGTTCAACATCATCAACATGATCATGAAGCTCGCGCCAATCGGCGCCCTGGGCGCCATGGCGTTCACCATCGGTGCTTACGGCGTGGGTTCGCTGGTGCAACTGGGCCAGCTGATGATCTGCTTCTATATCACCTGCGTCCTGTTCGTGGTCGTGGTGCTTGGCGCCATCTGCCGCGCCCACGGTTTCAGCGTGCTGAAACTGATCCGCTACATCCGTGAAGAACTGCTGATTGTCCTGGGTACTTCGTCCTCCGAGTCCGCACTGCCACGCATGCTGATCAAGATGGAACGCCTGGGCGCGAAGAAATCCGTGGTTGGCCTGGTGATCCCGACCGGTTACTCGTTCAACCTCGACGGCACTTCGATCTACCTGACCATGGCTGCCGTGTTCATCGCCCAGGCGACTGACACCCACATGGACATCACCCACCAGATCACCCTGTTGCTGGTGCTGCTGCTGTCCTCCAAAGGCGCTGCGGGCGTGACCGGTAGCGGCTTCATCGTACTGGCAGCGACCCTGTCTGCCGTGGGCCACTTGCCGGTTGCCGGCCTGGCGCTGATCCTGGGTATCGACCGCTTCATGTCCGAAGCCCGTGCCCTGACCAACCTGGTCGGTAACGCCGTTGCCACCCTGGTCGTGGCCAAGTGGGTCAAGGAGTTGGACGAAGACAAGCTGCAAGTCGAACTGGCTTCCGGTGGTCGCGGTATCTCCGACACCCGTGAAGAAGACGACCTGGGCGTGGCTGAAGGCCCTGCTCCCGTTATCAAGTAA
- a CDS encoding AraC family transcriptional regulator, with the protein MRERTIASHYARAALRGARRAGYDYTGLLLQVGITPELLNEPRARIAPEQFTRLLQMLWRELDDEYLGFAEGPSKRGTFAMMCHALIHCRTLEKALERGLLFYSLFPQGPRWRLTRDGEMAHLSLDDSQLWDPDHFLSECLLVIWHRLGSWLIGQRIRLHQATFSYPMPDHASEYDLLFPCPQVFGAPTSSLVFPARYLSLPLLQDERTLKLFLERSPADLLSRPDEGDSLSSQIRRLLSRDRTPWPDLEAIAQHLHISPQTLRRHLREEGCSFQALKDELRRDIAIYHLGRADLSLQEIAEQLGFSEPSAFHRAFKKWTGLTPGAYRAQEN; encoded by the coding sequence ATGCGTGAACGTACCATCGCCAGTCACTACGCCCGAGCCGCCCTCCGCGGTGCGCGTCGGGCCGGTTACGACTACACGGGCCTGTTGCTGCAGGTGGGCATTACCCCGGAACTGCTGAATGAACCTCGCGCCCGCATCGCGCCTGAGCAATTTACCCGGCTGTTGCAAATGCTCTGGCGCGAGCTGGATGACGAATACCTGGGGTTCGCCGAAGGCCCAAGCAAGCGCGGCACCTTCGCCATGATGTGCCATGCCCTGATCCACTGCCGCACCCTGGAGAAGGCTCTGGAACGCGGCTTATTATTTTATAGCCTATTCCCACAAGGTCCGCGTTGGCGGCTGACGCGTGATGGCGAAATGGCGCATTTGAGCCTGGATGATTCCCAGCTCTGGGACCCGGACCACTTCCTCAGCGAATGCCTGTTGGTCATCTGGCATCGCCTGGGCAGTTGGTTGATCGGCCAGCGTATCCGCCTGCACCAGGCCACGTTCAGCTACCCAATGCCGGACCATGCCAGCGAGTACGACCTGCTGTTTCCCTGCCCCCAGGTATTTGGCGCGCCAACCAGCAGCCTGGTATTCCCCGCACGCTATTTGAGCCTGCCGCTGTTGCAGGACGAACGCACGCTCAAGCTTTTCCTCGAGCGCTCCCCGGCTGATTTGCTGTCGCGGCCCGATGAAGGCGACAGTTTGAGCAGCCAGATCCGACGCCTGCTCAGCCGCGACCGCACACCCTGGCCGGATCTGGAGGCTATCGCCCAGCACCTGCATATCAGCCCGCAGACCTTGCGTCGACACCTGCGCGAAGAAGGCTGCAGCTTCCAGGCGCTCAAGGATGAGTTACGTCGGGATATCGCCATCTACCACCTGGGACGCGCGGACTTGTCATTGCAGGAGATCGCCGAGCAGCTGGGTTTTTCCGAGCCGTCGGCGTTTCATCGGGCGTTCAAGAAGTGGACGGGATTGACACCTGGAGCCTATCGGGCCCAGGAAAATTAG
- a CDS encoding ATP-binding protein: protein MIRSLRVRLMLAAATLAVLFMLGLLPAMQGAFSLALQDSIEQRLASDVTTLISAARVENNRLLMPAQLPDERFNLTDSRLLGYIYDREGHLVWRSRATREENINYKPRYDGRGNEFARIREANGQEFFVYDVEVKLLGGKSAAFSIVALQPVREYQLTLEGLRENLYLGFGAALLVLLTLLWLGLTWGLQALRRLSQELDQIEGGTRESLSEQHPRELLRLTGSLNRLLHSEREQRTRYRDSLDDLAHSLKTPLAVLQGVSEDMAQRPEDRDQARVLQSQIERMSQQISYQLQRASLRKSGLVRHQVRLEPVVQSLCDTLGKVYRDKRVTVAFDLPPECDVPIEKGALLELLGNLLENAYRLCLSEVRISLVESLEGTELCIEDDGPGVPPDQRARILQRGERLDRQHPGQGIGLAVVKDIIESYGARLTLGDSTLGGAAFRIHFPAV from the coding sequence TTGATTCGCTCGCTACGTGTGCGCTTGATGCTGGCGGCCGCGACCTTGGCCGTGCTGTTTATGCTGGGGTTGTTGCCGGCCATGCAGGGCGCCTTCAGCCTGGCGCTGCAGGATTCCATCGAGCAGCGCCTGGCCTCGGACGTGACCACCTTGATTTCGGCGGCGCGGGTCGAAAACAACCGCCTGCTGATGCCCGCGCAGTTGCCGGACGAACGCTTCAACCTGACCGATAGCCGGCTGCTCGGCTATATCTACGACCGCGAAGGCCACCTGGTGTGGCGCTCGCGCGCGACCCGTGAAGAAAACATCAACTACAAGCCGCGCTACGACGGGCGCGGCAATGAATTTGCGCGGATTCGCGAAGCCAATGGCCAGGAGTTCTTCGTCTATGACGTGGAGGTCAAGCTGCTGGGGGGCAAGAGCGCGGCGTTCAGTATCGTCGCCCTGCAACCGGTGCGCGAATACCAACTGACCCTCGAAGGCCTGCGCGAAAACCTCTACCTGGGCTTCGGCGCGGCCTTGCTGGTGCTGTTGACCTTGTTGTGGCTGGGCTTGACCTGGGGCCTGCAAGCCCTGCGGCGCCTGAGCCAGGAGCTGGACCAGATCGAGGGCGGTACCCGCGAAAGCCTCAGTGAACAACACCCCCGCGAACTGCTGCGCCTGACGGGCTCCCTCAACCGCCTGCTGCACAGCGAACGAGAACAACGCACCCGCTACCGCGACTCCCTTGACGACCTGGCCCACAGCCTGAAAACCCCGTTGGCAGTGTTGCAGGGCGTGAGCGAAGACATGGCCCAGCGCCCTGAGGACCGCGACCAGGCCAGGGTCCTGCAATCGCAGATCGAGCGCATGAGCCAGCAGATCAGCTACCAATTGCAGCGCGCCAGCCTGCGCAAAAGCGGCCTGGTGCGCCATCAGGTGCGTCTGGAACCGGTGGTGCAAAGCTTGTGCGACACCCTGGGCAAGGTGTACCGCGACAAGCGGGTCACGGTGGCCTTCGACTTACCCCCAGAGTGCGATGTGCCGATTGAAAAGGGCGCGTTGCTCGAATTACTCGGCAACCTGCTGGAAAACGCCTACCGCCTGTGCCTGAGCGAGGTGCGCATCAGTTTGGTGGAAAGTCTGGAGGGCACCGAGTTGTGTATCGAAGATGACGGCCCCGGCGTACCGCCGGACCAGCGTGCGCGGATTCTGCAACGGGGCGAGCGCCTGGACCGTCAGCATCCGGGGCAGGGCATCGGCTTGGCGGTGGTCAAGGACATCATCGAAAGCTACGGCGCGCGCCTGACCCTGGGGGATTCAACACTGGGTGGGGCGGCCTTCAGGATTCACTTTCCGGCCGTGTGA
- a CDS encoding response regulator has protein sequence MKLLVVEDEALLRHHLFTRLTDSGHVVEAVANAEEALYQTGQFNHDLAIIDLGLPGMGGLDLIRQLRSQAKTFPILILTARGNWQDKVEGLAAGADDYVVKPFQFEELEARMNALLRRSSGFTQSTIVAGPLLLDLNRKQASLDEQPLALTAYEYRILEYLMRHHQQVVAKDRLMEQLYPDDDERDPNVIEVLVGRLRRKLEGTAGFKPIDTVRGLGYLFNERCR, from the coding sequence ATGAAATTGCTGGTGGTGGAAGATGAGGCGCTGCTGCGTCATCACCTGTTTACCCGCCTGACCGACAGCGGCCATGTGGTCGAGGCCGTGGCCAATGCCGAAGAAGCCTTGTACCAGACCGGGCAATTCAACCATGACCTGGCCATTATCGACCTCGGCTTGCCTGGCATGGGTGGCCTGGATTTGATCCGCCAACTGCGCAGCCAGGCCAAGACCTTCCCGATCCTGATCCTGACCGCCCGTGGCAACTGGCAGGACAAGGTCGAGGGGTTGGCGGCTGGTGCCGACGACTATGTGGTCAAGCCTTTCCAGTTCGAAGAGCTGGAGGCGCGCATGAACGCCTTGTTGCGCCGCTCCAGCGGTTTTACCCAGTCGACCATTGTCGCCGGGCCGTTGCTGCTGGACCTCAATCGCAAGCAGGCGTCCCTGGATGAGCAGCCGTTGGCGCTGACCGCCTATGAATATCGGATCCTTGAATACCTGATGCGTCACCATCAACAAGTGGTCGCCAAGGACCGCTTGATGGAGCAGCTCTACCCCGATGACGACGAGCGCGACCCGAACGTCATCGAAGTGCTGGTTGGCCGCCTGCGCCGCAAGCTGGAAGGCACGGCAGGGTTCAAGCCGATCGACACCGTGCGCGGCTTGGGTTACCTGTTCAATGAGCGTTGCCGTTGA
- a CDS encoding 4'-phosphopantetheinyl transferase family protein translates to MTPLPACCTPLDAHWPLPDPLPGTVFLSTRFDPALLAPGDFQRSAVPPPASIQRSVAKRQAEFLAGRLCARAALQHLDQLDCVPAIGEDRAPVWPGHISGSITHSTGHAAAIVGHKAQWRGLGMDLENMLSLERAERLAGEILTVDELQRMAVLPREQHAQLVTLTFSAKESLFKALYPIVQKRFYFEHAEVLEWSEAGAVRLRLLTDLSSEWCRGKDLTAQFVVNEGQLLSLVAIGA, encoded by the coding sequence ATGACGCCCCTACCCGCTTGCTGCACCCCACTCGACGCCCATTGGCCGCTGCCCGATCCTTTGCCGGGCACGGTGTTTCTCAGCACGCGCTTCGACCCTGCCTTGTTGGCGCCGGGTGATTTCCAGCGCAGCGCGGTCCCCCCGCCGGCAAGCATCCAGCGCTCAGTGGCCAAGCGCCAGGCGGAGTTTCTCGCCGGCCGACTGTGCGCTCGCGCCGCGCTGCAACACCTTGACCAGCTGGATTGCGTCCCGGCCATCGGCGAAGACCGTGCGCCGGTCTGGCCAGGGCATATCAGTGGCTCCATCACCCACAGCACCGGGCATGCGGCGGCGATTGTCGGCCACAAGGCGCAATGGCGCGGGCTGGGCATGGACCTGGAAAATATGCTGAGCCTGGAACGGGCAGAGCGCCTGGCCGGGGAAATCCTCACCGTTGATGAGTTGCAGCGCATGGCCGTGCTGCCCCGCGAGCAACATGCGCAGCTGGTCACCTTGACGTTTTCGGCCAAGGAGAGCCTGTTCAAGGCGCTTTACCCGATCGTGCAGAAGCGCTTCTACTTTGAGCATGCCGAGGTGCTGGAGTGGTCGGAGGCCGGGGCTGTACGGTTGCGCCTGTTGACGGACCTGTCCAGTGAATGGTGCCGCGGCAAGGACCTTACCGCGCAGTTCGTTGTGAATGAGGGGCAGTTGTTGAGCCTGGTTGCCATCGGCGCTTGA
- a CDS encoding ATP-binding protein, with protein MNSIFLRIYGGMCAALILVALLGVLALHLLNEVRSGQYRERLAHGTFALMGDNLQPMSPIERQRALAVWERLLGIPLELRTLSEAQLDLSQRNRLQRGQVLVEQTGPHAARVLRLVSEQESLVLTGEVQQISEQLARATIYLLADELVRFPVAEQPQRLAAIKEAKGFGFEMHLMNLDQADMDDDQRRRVAEGDTVMALGKGGDSIRVFAGMVGTPWVLEIGPLYQMNPYPAQWLILIALIGLTLIGLIVYLLVRQLERRLKGLEAAATRIAKGNLEVRVPARGADSVGRLAAAFNGMAEHLQQLLAIQRELVRAVSHELRTPVARLRFGLEMIGEAASPEARRKYMEGMDSDIQDLDGLVDEMLTYARLEQGAPELNFQRVDLDALLDQVIGELSPLRPQVNVARGICLSSAHWDDAWVDAEPRYLHRALQNLVSNAMRHAQGRVLISYQVGQVRCRIDVEDDGPGVPESAWERIFTPFLRLDDSRTRASGGHGLGLSIVRRIIYWHGGRALISKSNNLGGACFSLSWPRDQDKP; from the coding sequence GTGAATTCGATCTTCCTGCGTATCTATGGCGGCATGTGCGCGGCGCTGATCCTGGTGGCGCTGCTGGGCGTGTTGGCCTTGCACCTGCTCAATGAAGTGCGCAGCGGCCAGTACCGCGAACGCCTGGCCCACGGCACCTTTGCCTTGATGGGCGACAACCTGCAACCCATGAGCCCGATCGAGCGCCAGCGCGCCCTGGCGGTGTGGGAGCGGTTGTTAGGCATCCCCCTGGAACTGCGCACCCTCAGCGAGGCGCAACTGGACTTGAGCCAACGCAACCGCCTGCAACGCGGCCAGGTACTGGTGGAGCAGACCGGCCCGCATGCGGCGCGGGTGCTGCGCCTGGTCAGTGAGCAAGAGTCACTCGTACTGACCGGCGAAGTGCAACAGATCAGCGAGCAATTGGCGCGCGCGACGATTTACCTGCTGGCCGACGAACTGGTGCGTTTCCCGGTGGCCGAACAGCCACAACGCTTGGCCGCTATAAAGGAAGCCAAGGGCTTTGGCTTTGAGATGCACCTGATGAACCTCGACCAGGCCGATATGGACGATGACCAGCGTCGCCGGGTCGCGGAAGGCGATACGGTAATGGCGCTGGGCAAAGGGGGCGATTCGATCCGGGTGTTTGCCGGCATGGTCGGTACGCCCTGGGTGCTCGAAATCGGCCCGTTGTATCAAATGAACCCGTACCCGGCGCAGTGGTTGATCTTGATCGCCCTGATCGGCCTGACCCTGATCGGCCTGATCGTCTATTTATTGGTGCGCCAGCTCGAACGACGACTCAAGGGCCTGGAAGCCGCGGCCACGCGCATCGCCAAGGGCAACCTGGAAGTGCGTGTGCCCGCCCGCGGTGCCGATTCGGTCGGGCGCCTGGCTGCGGCGTTCAATGGCATGGCCGAGCACCTGCAGCAGTTGCTGGCGATCCAGCGCGAACTGGTGCGCGCCGTGTCCCACGAATTGCGCACGCCAGTGGCGCGCCTGCGCTTCGGCCTGGAGATGATTGGCGAAGCCGCCAGCCCCGAAGCCCGGCGCAAATATATGGAAGGCATGGACAGCGATATCCAGGACCTCGATGGCCTGGTGGACGAAATGCTCACCTACGCCCGCCTGGAGCAGGGCGCGCCGGAGCTGAATTTCCAGCGGGTCGACCTCGATGCGCTGCTCGATCAGGTGATCGGCGAATTGTCGCCACTGCGTCCGCAGGTCAATGTGGCTCGGGGTATTTGCCTGTCATCGGCACATTGGGATGACGCCTGGGTCGATGCCGAGCCGCGCTACTTGCACCGTGCGTTGCAAAACCTGGTGAGCAACGCCATGCGGCATGCTCAGGGGCGGGTGTTGATCAGTTATCAGGTCGGCCAGGTGCGCTGCCGCATCGATGTGGAAGACGATGGCCCCGGCGTGCCGGAAAGCGCCTGGGAGCGCATCTTCACGCCCTTCCTGCGCTTGGACGACAGCCGCACCCGTGCATCGGGCGGGCATGGCCTGGGGTTGTCGATTGTCCGGCGGATTATCTACTGGCACGGCGGCCGGGCGTTGATCAGCAAGAGCAACAACCTGGGTGGGGCGTGTTTCAGCTTGAGTTGGCCCAGGGATCAGGATAAACCCTGA
- a CDS encoding response regulator: MEHEAWQILIVEDDERLAELTRDYLESNGLRVSVESDGAQAAARIIAEQPDLVILDLMLPGEDGLSICRKVRERYDGVILMLTARTDDMDQVMGLDMGADDYVCKPVRPRLLLARIQALLRRSEPAEPAVVENQRRLQFGPLVVDNALREAWLHDGGIELTSAEFDLLWLLVANAGRILSREEIFIALRGIGYDGQDRSIDVRISRIRPKIGDDPIHPRLIKTIRSKGYLFVPEAAADMPL; this comes from the coding sequence GTGGAGCACGAAGCCTGGCAAATACTGATCGTCGAGGATGACGAACGACTCGCCGAGTTGACCCGCGATTATCTGGAGAGCAACGGCTTGCGGGTGTCGGTGGAAAGCGACGGCGCCCAGGCCGCGGCACGGATCATCGCCGAGCAACCCGACCTGGTGATCCTCGACCTGATGTTGCCCGGCGAAGACGGCCTGAGCATTTGTCGCAAGGTGCGCGAGCGCTACGACGGGGTGATCCTCATGCTGACCGCGCGCACCGACGACATGGACCAGGTCATGGGCCTGGACATGGGCGCCGACGACTATGTCTGTAAACCCGTGCGTCCGCGCCTGTTGCTCGCGCGCATCCAGGCCCTGCTGCGGCGCAGCGAACCGGCCGAACCGGCTGTGGTGGAAAACCAGCGTCGCCTGCAATTCGGCCCGCTGGTGGTGGACAACGCCCTGCGCGAAGCCTGGTTGCACGACGGCGGCATCGAGCTGACCAGCGCCGAGTTCGACTTGCTCTGGCTGCTGGTGGCGAACGCCGGGCGTATCCTGTCTCGCGAAGAGATCTTCATCGCCCTGCGCGGCATCGGCTATGACGGCCAGGACCGTTCCATCGATGTACGCATTTCACGCATTCGCCCGAAAATCGGCGACGACCCGATCCACCCGCGCCTGATCAAGACCATCCGCAGCAAGGGCTACCTGTTCGTTCCTGAAGCCGCCGCCGATATGCCGCTGTGA
- a CDS encoding ribonucleoside-diphosphate reductase subunit alpha yields MQTDTTRENPQGSVPQAADSNMDLSATAPGQLRVIKRNGTVVPYTDDKITVAITKAFLAVEGGTAAASSRIHDTVARLTEQVTATFKRRMPSGGTIHIEEIQDQVELALMRAGEQKVARDYVIYRDSRAKERAVRAPAADAAVQAHPSIRITLADGTFAPLDLGRLNTIVTEACEGLEEVDGDLIQRETLKNLYDGVALTDVNTALVMTARTLVEREPNYSFVTARLLMDTLRAEGLGFLGVAESATHHEMADLYAKALPAYIAKGIEYELLNPVLATFDLEKLGKAINHERDQQFTYLGLQTLYDRYFIHKDGIRFELPQVFFMRVAMGLAIEEKHKEDRAIEFYNLLSSFDYMSSTPTLFNAGTLRPQLSSCYLTTVPDDLSGIYHAIHDNAMLSKFAGGLGNDWTPVRALGSYIKGTNGKSQGVVPFLKVVNDTAVAVNQGGKRKGAVCAYLETWHMDIEEFIELRKNTGDDRRRTHDMNTANWIPDLFMKRVFDDGKWTLFSPSEVPDLHDLTGKAFEERYEYYEALTEYPGKVKLFKTIQAKDLWRKMLSMLFETGHPWLTFKDPCNLRSPQQHVGVVHSSNLCTEITLNTNKDEIAVCNLGSINLPNHIVNGKLDTAKLERTVNTAVRMLDNVIDINYYSVPQAQNSNFKHRPVGLGIMGFQDALYLQHIPYGSDAAVEFADKSMEAVSYYAIQASCDLADERGAYETFQGSLWSKGILPLDSQQILIEQRGQKYIDVDLNESLDWAPVRARVQKGIRNSNIMAIAPTATIANITGVSQSIEPTYQNLYVKSNLSGEFTVINPYLVRDLKARGLWDSVMINDLKYYDGSVQQIERIPQELKELYATAFEVDTKWIVDAASRRQKWIDQAQSLNLYIAGASGKKLDVTYRMAWYRGLKTTYYLRALAATSTEKSTINTGKLNAVSSGGNHGDDSVLAAPAGPAPVPKACAIDEPDCEACQ; encoded by the coding sequence ATGCAAACCGACACAACTCGCGAGAACCCGCAGGGCTCCGTGCCGCAGGCCGCTGATTCGAATATGGATCTGTCCGCCACTGCACCTGGCCAACTGCGCGTGATCAAGCGTAACGGCACTGTCGTTCCTTACACCGATGACAAAATCACCGTCGCCATCACCAAAGCGTTTCTTGCAGTTGAAGGCGGCACCGCTGCTGCCTCGTCGCGCATCCATGACACCGTTGCCCGCCTGACCGAACAAGTCACCGCGACCTTCAAGCGTCGCATGCCGTCGGGCGGCACCATCCACATCGAAGAAATCCAGGACCAGGTCGAACTGGCCCTGATGCGTGCCGGCGAGCAGAAAGTGGCCCGCGACTATGTGATCTACCGTGACTCACGCGCCAAGGAACGTGCCGTGCGCGCCCCTGCCGCCGATGCCGCCGTACAGGCGCACCCGTCGATCCGCATCACCCTGGCCGACGGTACCTTTGCACCGCTGGACCTGGGCCGCCTGAACACCATCGTCACCGAAGCCTGCGAAGGCCTGGAAGAAGTCGACGGTGACCTGATCCAGCGCGAAACCCTGAAGAACCTGTACGACGGCGTGGCCCTGACCGACGTCAACACCGCCCTGGTGATGACCGCCCGTACCCTGGTTGAACGCGAGCCGAACTACTCGTTCGTGACCGCGCGCCTGCTGATGGACACCCTGCGTGCGGAAGGCCTGGGCTTCCTCGGCGTGGCCGAGAGCGCCACCCACCACGAGATGGCCGACCTGTACGCCAAGGCCCTGCCGGCCTACATCGCCAAGGGTATCGAATACGAATTGCTGAACCCGGTCCTGGCCACCTTCGACCTGGAAAAACTCGGCAAGGCGATCAACCACGAACGCGACCAGCAGTTTACCTACCTGGGCCTGCAGACCCTGTACGACCGTTACTTCATCCACAAGGACGGTATCCGCTTCGAATTGCCGCAAGTGTTCTTCATGCGCGTGGCCATGGGCCTGGCGATCGAAGAAAAGCATAAAGAAGACCGTGCGATCGAGTTCTACAACCTGCTGTCGTCCTTCGACTACATGTCGTCGACCCCGACCCTGTTCAACGCCGGCACCCTGCGTCCACAGCTGTCGAGCTGCTACCTGACCACCGTGCCGGATGACCTGTCGGGCATCTACCATGCGATCCACGACAACGCCATGCTGTCCAAATTCGCTGGCGGCCTGGGCAACGACTGGACGCCAGTGCGTGCACTGGGTTCGTACATCAAGGGCACCAACGGCAAGTCCCAGGGCGTTGTACCGTTCCTGAAAGTGGTGAACGACACCGCCGTCGCCGTGAACCAGGGTGGCAAGCGCAAAGGCGCTGTGTGTGCCTACCTGGAAACCTGGCACATGGACATTGAAGAGTTCATCGAGCTGCGCAAGAACACGGGCGATGACCGTCGTCGTACCCACGACATGAACACCGCCAACTGGATCCCTGACCTGTTCATGAAGCGTGTCTTCGATGACGGCAAATGGACCCTGTTCTCGCCCTCCGAAGTGCCGGACCTGCACGACCTGACCGGCAAGGCCTTCGAAGAACGCTACGAGTACTACGAAGCCCTCACCGAGTACCCAGGCAAGGTCAAGCTGTTCAAGACCATCCAGGCCAAGGACCTGTGGCGCAAAATGCTGTCCATGCTGTTCGAAACCGGCCACCCATGGCTGACCTTCAAGGACCCATGCAACCTGCGCAGCCCGCAGCAGCACGTGGGCGTGGTCCACAGCTCGAACCTGTGCACCGAGATCACCTTGAACACCAACAAGGACGAGATCGCCGTTTGCAACCTGGGCTCGATCAACCTGCCGAACCACATCGTCAACGGCAAGCTGGACACCGCCAAGCTGGAGCGCACCGTCAACACCGCCGTACGCATGCTCGATAACGTTATCGACATCAACTACTACTCGGTGCCACAGGCGCAGAACTCCAACTTCAAGCACCGTCCAGTCGGCCTGGGCATCATGGGCTTCCAGGACGCGCTGTACCTGCAGCACATTCCTTACGGTTCGGATGCAGCGGTCGAGTTCGCCGACAAGTCCATGGAAGCGGTCAGCTACTACGCGATCCAGGCTTCCTGCGACCTGGCCGACGAGCGCGGCGCCTACGAGACGTTCCAGGGTTCGCTGTGGTCCAAGGGCATCCTGCCGCTGGATTCGCAACAGATCCTGATCGAGCAACGCGGCCAGAAGTACATCGACGTTGACCTGAACGAATCCCTGGACTGGGCGCCGGTACGTGCCCGTGTGCAGAAAGGTATTCGTAACTCCAACATCATGGCCATCGCACCGACCGCGACCATCGCCAACATTACTGGCGTATCGCAGTCGATCGAACCGACCTACCAGAACCTGTATGTGAAATCGAACCTGTCGGGCGAATTCACCGTGATCAACCCGTACCTGGTTCGCGACCTGAAAGCCCGTGGCCTGTGGGACTCGGTGATGATCAACGACCTGAAGTACTACGACGGTTCCGTGCAGCAGATCGAACGCATCCCGCAAGAACTCAAAGAGCTCTACGCGACCGCTTTCGAAGTGGACACCAAGTGGATCGTTGACGCCGCCAGCCGTCGTCAGAAGTGGATCGACCAGGCTCAGTCGCTGAACCTGTACATCGCCGGCGCATCGGGCAAGAAGCTGGACGTGACCTACCGCATGGCGTGGTACCGTGGCCTGAAAACCACTTACTACCTCCGTGCCCTGGCCGCGACCAGCACCGAGAAGTCGACCATCAACACCGGCAAGCTGAACGCGGTTTCCAGCGGCGGCAACCACGGTGATGACTCGGTGCTCGCAGCGCCAGCCGGCCCGGCCCCCGTGCCAAAGGCCTGCGCGATCGACGAGCCGGATTGCGAAGCCTGCCAATAA